In a genomic window of Magnolia sinica isolate HGM2019 chromosome 14, MsV1, whole genome shotgun sequence:
- the LOC131225357 gene encoding metalloendoproteinase 2-MMP-like: MASEQCSSLVTCALLHLVILLFLPLLIHSHSTHQYQHQNQQPFKSLEGCHKGQTIKGLHAIKQYLEMFGYLPHRHNNNTSGSDDDTFDDSLESAVKTYQLNYHLSVTGTLDANTLQDMALPRCGVPDIVDGRTSMRSGKKRHLGSTTQHTVAHFTFFDGNPRWPSSKKHLTYGFLPGIQVIGTQDLRSACSNAFNRWASVSNFTFEETQDYNSADLKIGFFRGDHGDGAPFNGPGNVIAHAFAPTRGWFHFDADEKWSTKLASDAFDVESVAVHEIGHLLGLGHSSVGNAIMFPSISIGVKKVELHGDDVQGIQTLYNLNQ, translated from the coding sequence ATGGCATCCGAACAATGTTCCTCTCTTGTAACATGCGCCCTTCTTCATCTTGTCATCCTTCTTTTTCTCCCTCTTCTCATTCATTCTCATTCCACTCACCAATATCAACACCAAAACCAACAACCCTTTAAGTCTCTAGAAGGTTGCCACAAGGGCCAGACCATCAAAGGCCTCCATGCAATCAAGCAATATCTTGAGATGTTTGGTTACCTCCCTCACCGTCACAACAACAATACCAGCGGCAGTGATGACGACACGTTTGATGATTCCCTGGAGTCGGCCGTCAAGACTTACCAGCTCAACTACCATCTCAGTGTCACTGGAACACTTGATGCGAATACGCTTCAAGACATGGCGTTGCCACGGTGTGGTGTCCCAGACATTGTAGATGGACGTACTTCGATGCGTTCCGGGAAAAAGCGTCATCTTGGGTCCACCACACAGCACACAGTGGCCCATTTCACCTTCTTTGACGGCAACCCCAGGTGGCCTTCTTCCAAGAAACACCTCACCTATGGTTTCCTCCCTGGAATCCAAGTCATTGGGACACAGGACCTGAGGTCTGCCTGCTCAAACGCTTTCAATAGGTGGGCGAGCGTGAGCAATTTCACGTTTGAGGAAACACAAGATTATAACTCTGCTGATCTTAAGATCGGATTTTTTAGGGGAGATCATGGTGATGGGGCCCCATTCAATGGGCCTGGCAATGTAATTGCACATGCATTTGCACCGACCAGGGGGTGGTTCCATTTCGATGCAGATGAGAAGTGGTCCACTAAGCTAGCTAGTGATGCCTTCGACGTGGAATCCGTTGCGGTGCATGAGATCGGGCATTTACTTGGACTTGGGCACTCATCGGTGGGGAATGCTATAATGTTCCCCTCTATTTCCATTGGTGTGAAGAAAGTGGAGCTGCATGGGGATGACGTACAGGGAATTCAAACCCTGTATAATCTAAACCAATGA